In Saccharomycodes ludwigii strain NBRC 1722 chromosome III, whole genome shotgun sequence, one DNA window encodes the following:
- the TRK1 gene encoding Trk1p (similar to Saccharomyces cerevisiae YJL129C | TRK1 | TRansport of potassium (K) (paralog of YKR050W | TRK2)) gives MLRTLSRNPTFSHIHRYQIRYRKSLGRKIRDFISNSHTILHPILKLLFPNFIAVHYFYIISLTILCTILMYPVRNHKYIDILVFAASSTSQGGLNTIDVQSLCLYQQIIIYLVTLLTTPIFIHSTLAFVRLYWFERYFDGIRDWSEKNFKMRRTRTILQREMTNKNINNNGFGFNDGHHKRDTHFNRYFTHTMTQPISLHSNIRTSQRRTQTRNHNSNRKNGKLGSTRNTYNANNIHANTNDNNSRNELTTTNNNDNTNDDFQARLFRGEMVCREENDDEDEVETGKNLTNKTNIDKNIATPDDGSKLHHKIAIKFSDNDNINNQRSGITFADSPVPRKRNKRYNQINNRPRMSRSMSNASSINSFRFPNKYRPTMPTLPTKKLKAKLPNSPKMYEKFKHRRKSHDINPADMYRSISMLRKQNKKHKYNRNKVKGITDNSDSDVATTNDEDDEDNDDEDDDDDDDINEPALVIRGPNDATSDSTVLNSDDVFTSDGNDNYRTDEDVDNVDKSSQNENINDGDGIESIHNDKSNNGGYIHADNTNDHYTDNDSKGYHNVSAYDGKQLVSDGNIREYEHHLQKYEHNNAPYKDNNSTYLPPNNYGAEPTIHFNVPKQTRRITKNGNSAPNNTGTTNKELGFIRKVLSIGSDKNTGRNSDSDHIFSHNYEDNHSRENSDFVKHENEDRASKYREYDYEDTNYLKEHGSSVPILNQDISRARTGLAFPSSAINHSTTTVANTNTEQDHGSSNGNTGIRLHKRSNTLQFVDPEELDLLTQDPEFQREIYYKWKEEKKRAKRMKRNSYNHGQPFFNNMDLNSVNTKYRGYGDNKYHNALNQMKRQLTSLTSHHHLINNNAEDSNSEDDENEDTGEEDEEEDDDNEDDEDDDDDNNDEYIDLESLDTKDAQEDYLPRSELKYSFTNNPAFVVGRNSTFVGLSDDQKKELGGVEYSSIKILCKVLVVYYIGFNILAFVMFVPWIDNLKTNAARKYQRILKDDAISPTWWAFFTSMSSFSDLGLTLTPDSMSSFNHASYILIVMIVLIIIGNTGFPITLRWIIWALYKLSPDLSPRKESFRFLLDHPRRCFTLLFPNAPTWWLLLTLVFLNGFDWIMFLILDFRSSLGKNLGNGWYRVLNGLFQGVSTRTAGFTSMSLNELHPAVQVSYLVMMYVSVMPLAISIRRTNVYEETSLGIMANAEPNAKNTLDQAEEYDEAEENRNEDATNSAKDAHNQESTKSFIGAHLRKQLSFDLWFIFLGLFLLCIIEGRRIKDVNEPYFNIWQILFEVISAYGNVGLSLGYPNSNQSFSAQFSTLGKLIIVALLIRGKHRGLPYKLDRAIMLPSDKLRKFDRLEELKNNPTSLSDNFSKTHTNMSVNRSASNYNNRYIDDENNNNYDKEISLARTRSRDPVLEYLKRKRNNFRANFSHTSAAVLNSTKNLNHDQSDRSYSNRHRRNGTYGQRLNHYNTSGYDGDYDEEWSDQDHQNSEQERLSRNDDFFQNIEDIDDDNNYENFESRSIANGELPQIHHVRKDAESESSSNTSENNKKNQHNGENVTFKLTKTNHSL, from the coding sequence ATGCTTAGAACTTTATCAAGAAACCCTACCTTTTCGCATATACATAGGTACCAAATACGGTACCGAAAATCACTGGGCCGTAAAATACGTGATTTTATAAGTAATTCGCATACAATACTGCATCCTAtactaaaattattatttcccAATTTTATTGCCGtccattatttttacatcATTTCTTTAACTATATTGTGCACCATTTTAATGTATCCCGTTAGGAATCATAAATACATTGATATTTTGGTCTTTGCGGCCAGTTCTACATCACAGGGTGGGCTAAATACTATTGATGTTCAAAGTTTATGTTTGTATCAAcagattattatatatctGGTGACTTTGTTAACTACtccaatttttattcactCGACTCTAGCATTTGTTAGATTGTATTGGTTCGAAAGATATTTTGATGGGATTAGGGATTGGAGTGAGAAAAATTTTAAGATGAGAAGAACCAGAACAATTCTACAAAGAGAAAtgacaaataaaaacattaacaataatggttTTGGGTTTAATGATGGCCACCATAAAAGAGATACTCATTTTAATAGATATTTTACACATACTATGACACAGCCCATATCTTTGCATTCAAACATAAGAACAAGTCAAAGAAGAACACAAACTAGAAATCACAATTCGAATAGAAAAAACGGAAAACTAGGAAGTACCCGCAACACATACaatgctaataatattcatgCTAATACCAATGACAACAACAGTAGAAATGAGCTTACTACcaccaataacaatgataacACGAACGATGATTTTCAAGCTAGGTTATTTAGAGGGGAAATGGTATGTAGAGAAGAGAACgatgatgaggatgaaGTTGAAACAGGAAAAAACCTTACcaacaaaacaaatatcgataaaaatattgccaCTCCAGATGATGGTTCAAAATTGCACCATAAAATTGCTATTAAATTCAGCGATAATGATAACATTAATAATCAAAGAAGTGGCATTACCTTTGCCGATTCACCAGTACCGCGGAagagaaataaaagatataatCAAATCAATAATAGACCAAGAATGAGTAGATCAATGTCAAACGCATCATCGATTAATTCATTTAGATTCCCCAACAAATATCGTCCTACAATGCCCACCCTTCCAACTAAGAAACTTAAGGCTAAGCTACCGAATAGTCCTAAAATGTACGAGAAATTTAAACATAGGCGGAAAAGTCATGATATAAACCCAGCAGATATGTACAGATCTATTTCGATGTTAAGAAAACAGaataaaaaacacaaaTATAATCGTAATAAGGTTAAGGGCATCACTGATAACAGTGATTCTGATGTTGCTACCACTAATGATGAAGACGACGAAGATAATGACGacgaagatgatgatgacgatgatgacATTAACGAGCCTGCTTTAGTAATCAGAGGACCAAATGATGCTACTTCAGACTCAACTGTTTTAAATTCAGATGATGTTTTCACATCAGACGGCAATGATAATTATAGGACCGACGAAGATGTGGACAATGTGGACAAAAGTTCTCAAAATGAGAATATTAATGACGGGGATGGTATTGAGTCAATCCACAATGACAAATCGAATAACGGGGGGTATATTCATGCTGACAACACCAACGATCACTATACAGATAATGATTCCAAAGGTTACCATAACGTAAGTGCATACGATGGTAAACAACTGGTTTCTGATGGGAACATACGCGAATATGAACAccatttacaaaaatacgAACATAACAATGCCCCTTATAAAGATAACAATAGTACCTACTTGCCACCTAATAATTATGGTGCTGAACCCACTATTCACTTTAATGTCCCAAAACAAACCCGGAGGATTAccaaaaatggaaatagtGCCCCAAACAATACCGGTACTACCAATAAAGAACTTGGTTTTATTAGAAAGGTCTTATCTATTGGATCCGATAAAAATACTGGCAGAAATAGTGACAGCGACCATATATTTAGCCATAATTATGAAGATAACCATTCGAGGGAGAATTCTGATTTTGTTAAGCATGAAAATGAGGATAGAGCTTCAAAATACAGAGAGTATGATTATGAAGATACTAATTATCTCAAGGAACACGGCAGTTCTGTCCCTATTTTAAACCAAGATATATCTAGGGCGAGAACTGGACTTGCATTTCCATCTTCAGCAATTAACCATTCTACAACCACTGTGGCTAATACAAACACCGAACAAGACCATGGAAGTAGCAATGGCAACACAGGCATACGTTTACACAAAAGATCCAACACTTTACAATTTGTTGATCCAGAAGAACTGGATTTATTAACTCAAGATCCAGAATTCCAGCGagaaatttattataaatggaaggaagaaaagaaaagagcaAAACGGATGAAACGAAACAGCTACAATCATGGTCaacctttttttaacaacatGGATTTAAATAGTGTTAATACCAAATACAGAGGATATGGCGATAACAAATATCATAACGCATTAAACCAAATGAAACGCCAATTAACTTCCTTAACATCACATCATCATTTGATTAATAACAACGCTGAAGATAGTAACAGTGAGGATGATGAGAACGAGGACACaggagaagaagatgaagaagaagatgatgataatgaagatgatgaagatgatgatgatgataataatgacgAATACATTGATTTGGAATCGCTGGATACCAAAGATGCTCAAGAAGATTATTTGCCAAGATCAGAATTGAAATATAGTTTTACTAACAACCCTGCATTTGTTGTTGGTCGTAATTCCACCTTTGTGGGTCTATCAGAcgatcaaaaaaaagaattgggTGGCGTGGAGTATAGCTccattaaaatattgtGTAAAGTGTTAGTGGTATATTACATTGGGTTTAATATATTGGCATTTGTTATGTTTGTTCCTTGGATcgataatttaaaaacaaatgcTGCGAGAAAATATCAAcgtattttaaaagatgaTGCGATTAGCCCTACTTGGTGGGCATTTTTCACCTCTATGAGTAGTTTTTCCGATTTGGGATTAACTTTAACACCAGACAGCATGAGTTCGTTCAACCATGCTTCATATATCTTAATTGTCATGAtagttttaattattataggTAATACCGGATTTCCCATCACCCTTAGATGGATCATATGGgcattatataaattatcgCCCGATTTATCCCCCAGAAAAGAAAGttttagatttttattGGACCATCCCAGAAGATGttttactttattatttcccAATGCACCAACATGGTGGTTACTGTTGACcttagtttttttaaatgggTTCGATTGGattatgtttttaattttagattTTCGTTCCAGTTTAGGCAAAAATTTGGGGAATGGTTGGTACCGAGTTTTAAATGGATTATTCCAAGGTGTTTCCACAAGGACTGCTGGATTCACTTCAATGAGTTTGAATGAACTTCATCCTGCAGTTCAAGTTTCCTATTTGGTTATGATGTATGTTTCTGTTATGCCACTAGCCATTTCCATCAGAAGAACCAATGTTTATGAAGAGACTTCATTGGGAATTATGGCCAATGCAGAACCGAACGCCAAAAATACTTTGGATCAGGCAGAAGAGTATGATGAAGCGGAAGAAAACCGTAATGAAGATGCTACCAATTCTGCCAAGGATGCACATAATCAAGAGAGCACAAAATCATTTATTGGTGCGCATTTAAGAAAGCAACTATCTTTTGATTTatggtttatttttttgggactatttttattatgtattaTCGAAGGGAGAAGAATTAAAGATGTGAATGAAccatattttaatatttggcAGATTTTATTTGAGGTGATTAGTGCTTATGGTAATGTTGGATTAAGCTTGGGATATCCTAATTCAAATCAATCTTTTTCTGCACAATTTTCAACATTGGGAAAATTGATTATTGTAGCATTATTAATCAGAGGGAAACATAGAGGGTTGCCTTATAAATTGGATCGTGCTATTATGTTGCCCAGTGAtaaattaagaaaattCGATAGAttagaagaattaaaaaacaatccTACTTCCTTAAGCGATAATTTTTCGAAAACACACACTAACATGTCTGTAAATAGATCTGCCTCTAATTATAACAATCGGTATATTGACGATgagaacaacaacaattatgACAAGGAAATTTCCTTGGCTAGAACAAGGTCTAGAGATCCTGTTTTGGAATACTTGAAAAGAAAGCGTAATAATTTTAGGGCTAATTTTAGTCATACAAGTGCCGCCGTTTTAAATTCGACCAAGAATTTAAACCATGATCAAAGTGACCGCAGCTACTCTAACAGGCATAGGAGAAATGGCACATATGGTCAAAGACTGAACCACTATAATACGAGTGGCTATGATGGTGATTACGACGAGGAATGGAGTGATCAAGATCATCAAAATAGCGAGCAGGAAAGATTGAGTAGAAACgatgatttttttcaaaatatagaGGATATTGACGATGATAATAACTATGAGAACTTTGAATCAAGAAGTATTGCTAATGGCGAGTTACCTCAGATACATCATGTTAGGAAAGATGCAGAATCAGaaagtagtagtaatacatctgaaaataataagaagAACCAACATAATGGCGAAAACGTTACTTTTAAGTTAACAAAAACGAACCATTCATTATAg
- the PBS2 gene encoding mitogen-activated protein kinase kinase PBS2 (similar to Saccharomyces cerevisiae YJL128C | PBS2 | Polymyxin B Sensitivity) — translation MEEDKFNRLHITPKPTNSNSNNNNNIGKGNYHKTNTLNTDGQQQKNSSIMSSPLFLAKSQSVNTSQLHANITNGYQFNHHQLQHQVSLQNMRRSSTSSNSSINSISSTSTGGGTSAIPCTSNNSNSINTCISNNSTSNSTSNSNSNSNGNSNGNSNSNGNSNSNGNSNGNNNNNSIIINNNNNNNNNNNNNSNSNSNSNNTNSSKINANLQARVLAFQEQRQLKRSGSTSSTTSNKSNIKDNIGNTNIQGKNCSVYRSISSSSSNSLETLQPVQLSVPQIEIGPPPIVVEDVNKIINKPLPPLPTEDTPLNNITDTNIGSTFATNVGTGKATIISNEINMNFGLPSKEQEKKQTTTRLSQLDSNNSKLESTNSSKNNNNVEIQNINLNGTITEIKKDSINSFGSGHNTNNNTNIPTPKLDNVPFSHDNTCNKLDMTSANNTSNKINNIPRNYAINTNFTSASKPIIAKPVRKAPPIPNQLKFMPQLNTTIAMKNNHSNSSSNDNNVKQFVYPNDGIVGMSTSNTAPSAAAFERMMNSNNNITVNTQVPSIIHTEAKEHTAIPNTSTAVANNKNTGNVIRPKANNEKLTKKPSLSARRGLKLDFSKLAPAPLGKSSNGALATNVNQNHTHQHIPSSIINTSNNGNTGAIKIGESETTVSGNNSRLPRNLLRSSSPMTLATATVVSNGSNSGNSLSSSDGDGSTSIGSTGNSKGKGSNSRGSTGTNGLFANFSKYVDIKSGSLNFAGKLSLSSKGIAFSNGSSFRITLDELEFLEELGHGNYGNVSKVLHKPTNIQMAMKEVRLELDEAKFRQILMELEVLHKCVSPYIVDFYGAFFIEGAVYMCMEYMDGGSLDKIYDPDVHLGGIDEPQLAYIANAVINGLKELKDNHNIIHRDVKPTNILCSASQGTVKLCDFGVSGNLVASLAKTNIGCQSYMAPERIKSLNPDTTTYSVQSDIWSLGLSLLEMALGQYPYPPETYDNIFSQLSAIVDGPPPRLPSDRFSRDAQDFISLCLHKNPERRPTYASLLKHPWLQKYANVDVNMNDYISDRLAKADQYLKEINDSDDYDNDNTNVSGSQRQRELLLPALHRGGANNF, via the coding sequence atGGAAGAGGACAAATTTAACAGATTGCATATTACTCCAAAACCTACTAATAGCAAtagcaacaataacaataatattggcAAAGGTAATTATCATAAAACAAACACTCTCAATACTGATGGACAGCAGCAAAAGAACTCATCTATTATGTCATCACCTTTATTTCTAGCAAAATCCCAATCTGTAAATACTAGTCAGCTTCATGCCAATATTACTAATGGTTACCAATTTAACCATCATCAATTACAACACCAAGTATCGTTACAGAATATGCGTCGTTCATCCACAAGTAGTAATTCTTCAATCAATTCAATATCATCGACGTCCACCGGTGGTGGGACGTCAGCTATACCTTGCACGtcaaataatagtaatagtattaatacTTGCATTTCAAACAATAGTACTAGCAATAGTACTAGTAATAGCAATAGCAATAGCAATGGCAATAGCAATGGCAATAGCAATAGCAATGGCAATAGCAATAGCAATGGCAATAGCAAcggcaacaacaacaacaatagcatcatcattaacaacaacaacaacaacaacaacaacaacaacaacaatagcaacagcaacagcaacagcaacaacactAACAGTAGCAAAATTAATGCAAACTTGCAGGCTAGAGTGTTAGCATTTCAGGAGCAAAGACAATTAAAGAGAAGTGGTAGTACAAGTAGTACAACGTCcaataaatcaaatattaaGGATAACATTGGTAATACTAATATACAGGGTAAAAACTGTAGTGTTTATAGATCTATatcttcttcctcctcAAATTCTCTAGAGACTTTACAGCCAGTTCAACTGTCTGTGCCTCAAATAGAGATAGGTCCGCCTCcaattgttgttgaagATGTGAATAAGATTATCAATAAGCCATTACCTCCTTTGCCAACTGAAGATACACCACTTAACAATATTACGGATACGAATATAGGAAGTACGTTTGCTACCAATGTAGGCACCGGCAAAGCTACTATAATATCCAATGAAATCAACATGAACTTTGGTTTGCCATCAAaggaacaagaaaaaaagcaaaCAACAACTAGACTATCACAACTagatagtaataatagtaaacTTGAAAGTACAAATAGTAgcaagaataataataacgttgaaatacaaaatattaacCTTAATGGGACTATTACTGagattaaaaaagacaGCATTAACTCTTTTGGTAGCGGCCATAacacaaataataacacgAATATACCGACACCGAAATTAGATAATGTACCTTTCAGCCATGATAATACTTGTAATAAGTTGGATATGACTTCTGCTAATAATACcagtaataaaattaataatattccaaGAAACTATGCAATAAATACTAATTTTACTAGCGCTAGTAAACCTATAATTGCAAAACCTGTTAGAAAAGCGCCTCCTATTCCCAACCAGTTAAAATTTATGCCACAACTTAATACTACTATCGctatgaaaaataatcacagtaatagtagtagtaatgataataatgttaagCAATTTGTTTATCCGAACGACGGCATTGTTGGTATGAGTACCAGCAATACTGCTCCAAGTGCAGCTGCTTTTGAACGAATGATGAacagcaataataacattactGTTAACACACAGGTTCCTTCCATAATACATACCGAAGCAAAAGAGCATACGGCTATCCCAAACACTAGTACAGCAGTTGCTAACAACAAGAACACTGGTAATGTTATTCGTCCAAAAGCtaacaatgaaaaattgaCCAAAAAGCCTAGTTTGAGCGCTAGACGTGGGTTAAAATTAGacttttcaaaattggCACCTGCACCTTTAGGTAAATCATCGAATGGTGCATTGGCTACTAATGTTAACCAAAACCACACACATCAACATATTCCAAgcagtattattaataccaGTAACAATGGAAACACCGGTGCTATTAAGATAGGTGAATCCGAAACTACTGTTAGTGGCAATAATAGTCGGTTGCCCAGGAATTTATTAAGATCTTCCTCGCCGATGACTTTGGCTACTGCTACTGTAGTGAGTAATGGTAGTAATAGTGGCAATTCTCTAAGTTCAAGCGATGGTGATGGCAGTACTAGTATTGGATCTACCGGCAATTCTAAGGGGAAGGGGAGCAATAGCCGTGGTAGCACAGGTACAAATGGTCTTTTTGCCAATTTTTCCAAGTACGTGGATATTAAATCGGGCTCATTAAATTTTGCGGGCAAACTATCTCTATCTAGTAAAGGGATAGCTTTTTCAAATGGATCATCTTTTAGAATAACCTTAGATGAGTTGGAGTTTCTGGAGGAATTAGGGCACGGTAATTATGGGAATGTCTCGAAAGTGTTACATAAACCTACAAACATTCAAATGGCTATGAAAGAGGTTAGATTAGAATTGGATGAAGCCAAGTTTAGACAGATTTTGATGGAATTAGAAGTTTTGCACAAGTGTGTATCTCCATATATAGTTGATTTTTATGGtgcattttttattgaaggTGCCGTCTATATGTGTATGGAATACATGGACGGTGGTTCGTTAGATAAAATTTATGATCCTGATGTGCACTTGGGTGGAATTGATGAACCTCAATTAGCTTACATTGCTAATGCGGTAATTAATGGGTTAAAAGAGCTAAAGGATAACCATAACATTATTCATAGAGACGTCAAACCTACCAATATCTTATGCAGCGCATCACAAGGCACTGTTAAGTTATGTGACTTTGGTGTTAGTGGGAATTTAGTAGCAAGTTTAGCCAAAACCAACATTGGTTGTCAGTCGTATATGGCTCCGGAACGGATCAAATCTTTGAATCCTGACACAACCACGTACTCAGTCCAAAGTGATATTTGGTCTTTGGGGTTAAGTTTGCTTGAAATGGCTTTGGGACAATATCCTTATCCACCAGAGACCTACGATAACATCTTTTCTCAGTTAAGCGCTATTGTCGATGGACCACCGCCAAGATTACCCAGCGATAGATTTAGTAGGGATGCACAAGattttatatctttatGTCTACATAAGAATCCTGAAAGACGACCAACTTATGCCTCTTTATTGAAACATCCATGGTTGCAGAAATATGCAAATGTTGATGTTAATATGAATGATTATATCAGTGATAGGTTGGCTAAAGCGGatcaatatttaaaagaaatcaaTGATTCAGACGATTATGACAATGATAATACCAATGTAAGCGGTTCACAACGGCAACGAGAACTCCTATTACCTGCACTACATAGGGGTGGtgctaataatttttga
- the GAT2 gene encoding Gat2p (similar to Saccharomyces cerevisiae YIR013C | GAT4 | protein containing GATA family zinc finger motifs), whose product MIRIPTDASSINSSNIGDTINVNHTANNNSRVMTNISGTASSINTCLIPSIAGTDNYAASTGTFCTQPNNFDGNNSMKNNGIIKLPSIAELFSNSINTIHNVNEPQVSSYNSTFINFRAPNYSLDSTNPKRYAFANRSSGNTGLCGNYNNEDSGNLFLFNKSISQPLHNINKYHHISATTVTGNKRIEQDVSKRDRLDNLYTTVQTVENGKDFHQNHATTKNITSHSVQCSDLYSIGNDVNDNTIGLAKDIDDCKKCRDALNNLSTLVVKLQNYNKKWDTILNNGKCDTKNGSNNKNKNSKNNNHNSLYKYLDIPDIDYAIELSNCYEANLQILMDVKKKNLKLYPDSDLESFAATSISSGSDSASASTTTTTTTNSSSFLYTPQNQAPQLYAGKESCVPNDETKFSYTADDRNNIIINKKYIAPNSGSKFTFVNPIFRRRTLFDASKTNYHHNYNNCDGSLVNGYHGTHILSLSNILANTSNSNERLHPLTFRDKLNIDNNGNNISTNANNRVSNIRMENRKKSKNKDEKQYIESKDVIFQAANRTNGSLSRLENGPTSSFSDGRIKKSKTTNRRRLYGPNINSNSKDVKCLHCGQNDTPEWRKGPYGSRTLCNACGLFYGKLVKKFGVANSNLLMHYRRSQKIENRRVPKAVEIPESFISQFSDKTT is encoded by the coding sequence ATGATTAGAATACCTACTGATGCTAGTTCTATTAACAGTAGCAATATTGGTGATACCATTAATGTTAATCATACTGCTAATAACAACAGCAGAGTGATGACTAATATTTCTGGCACTGCTTCTAGCATTAATACCTGTCTTATTCCAAGTATTGCTGGTACAGATAATTATGCTGCAAGTACTGGCACATTTTGTACTCAACCAAACAATTTTGATGGTAACAATTCTATGAAAAACAATggtattataaaattaccCAGCATTGCTGAATTATTCTCaaatagtattaatacCATTCATAATGTTAATGAGCCACAGGTATCTTCCTATAATTCcacatttattaattttagagCGCCAAATTATTCTTTGGATAGTACAAATCCTAAAAGGTATGCTTTTGCTAATAGATCCAGTGGGAATACTGGCTTATGTGGTAACTATAATAATGAGGACTCCggaaatctttttttatttaacaaaTCTATATCACAACCTCTacataatattaacaaataCCACCATATTTCTGCTACTACCGTCACTGGCAATAAACGTATTGAGCAGGATGTAAGTAAGAGAGATAGATTAGATAACTTATATACGACCGTTCAAACAGTCGAAAACGGTAAAGattttcatcaaaatcATGCTACTACGAAGAATATTACGAGCCATTCAGTACAGTGTTCTGATTTATACTCCATTGGAAACGACGTAAATGACAATACTATAGGTTTAGCTAAAGATATTGATGATTGCAAAAAATGTAGAGATGCTTTGAATAATTTGAGTACTTTAGTAGTgaaattacaaaattataataagaAATGGGATACGATTTTGAATAATGGCAAATGTGACACTAAGAATGGaagcaacaacaaaaacaaaaacagcaaaaacaacaatcaTAACTCCctttacaaatatttagaTATTCCGGATATCGACTATGCTATTGAATTAAGCAATTGTTATGAAGCTAATTTACAGATACTAATggatgttaaaaaaaaaaacctaaaACTTTACCCAGATTCAGATTTGGAGTCTTTTGCAGCCACTTCTATTTCGTCTGGCTCTGATTCTGCATCTGCctctactactactactactactactaattCTAgctcttttctttatacACCACAAAACCAAGCCCCCCAATTATATGCTGGAAAGGAAAGTTGTGTTCCAAATGATGAGACCAAATTTAGCTACACAGCAGATGATCGTAATaacattatcattaataaaaagtatattgCTCCTAATAGCGGTAGTAAATTTACTTTTGTTAATCCTATTTTTCGTAGACGGACTTTATTTGACGCATCCAAGACAAATTATCATCATAATTACAATAACTGTGATGGAAGTTTGGTTAATGGCTATCACGGCACACATATACTCAGTCTTTCTAATATTTTGGCTAACACATCCAATTCGAATGAAAGATTACATCCTCTTACATTTAGAGATAAACTAAACATCGACAATAATGggaataatattagtactaatgctaataatcgtgttagtaatattagaatggaaaatagaaaaaaaagcaagaaCAAAGATGAAAAGCAGTACATTGAAAGTAAAGATGTAATTTTTCAGGCAGCTAATAGAACCAATGGTAGTTTGAGTAGGCTAGAAAATGGACCtacttcttctttttctgatGGAAGAATTAAGAAAAGCAAAACTACAAATAGAAGAAGGCTCTATGGACcaaatattaatagtaattcTAAGGATGTGAAATGTTTACATTGCGGACAAAATGATACACCAGAATGGAGAAAAGGTCCATACGGAAGTAGGACATTATGCAATGCCTGTGGATTATTCTATGGCAAGTTGGTTAAAAAGTTTGGGGTTGCGAATTCTAATTTATTGATGCATTATAGAAGATCTCAAAAAATTGAGAATAGAAGAGTTCCCAAAGCTGTTGAAATTCCAGAAAGCTTTATTAGCCAGTTTAGTGACAAAacaacttaa